One part of the Elusimicrobiota bacterium genome encodes these proteins:
- a CDS encoding helix-turn-helix domain-containing protein, translating into MDSAVLNEKRLLSPEKLAEYLDVSRKTIYRWAVCGIIPCVRLGKSLRFDKAEIDQWIEGKKDPGSARFGSLRMRAYRTKGIM; encoded by the coding sequence ATGGATAGCGCAGTGCTTAACGAAAAACGTTTGCTTTCGCCGGAAAAACTAGCGGAGTATTTGGATGTTTCCAGGAAAACAATTTACCGCTGGGCGGTTTGCGGAATCATTCCATGCGTCCGGCTCGGCAAGTCGCTACGTTTCGATAAAGCGGAGATTGACCAGTGGATCGAAGGAAAAAAGGACCCCGGCAGCGCACGATTTGGCAGCCTCCGGATGCGCGCTTATCGGACGAAGGGTATAATGTGA
- a CDS encoding 4Fe-4S binding protein: protein MVETKTAPHHAWRKIAKWKVGYTNACIDCGLCVLACPYDVHRRNPATLRMAAPQSSACIGPKCEQIHPVNYCVKQCPYDAIQIMPNEEFDLLGDQRYPADLLASLWHMAEHAKAPPEHLYERRIGNSGGGFDRLRFRFQKPKSSKPSSTDLDAVSIGLDLNKRNFGPKIRINVPWYGGGMSYGSVSLNVMMARAMAAKAWNTFTSTGEGGYPKELTPWKDHIITQVATGMFGVREETVGWARLVEIKYAQGAKPGLGGHLLSDKNTPDVARMREAVPYTSLFSPFPFHSVYSVEDHKKHVDWMRAMGDSVRSLSQEIKTKDGAEEILVSAKVSTPVDVDMVAVGCYYGGVNIVHLDGSYGGTGAAPDIAKKNIAMPIEYAVPKVHRFLQEEGIRDEITLIASGGARTAWDIAKAVALGADGCVIGTTDIVAVNCTRCGNCEKGRGCQHGIASTDPEFTQQISPEWGAQRIVNLYQAMSLELKEILWRLGLKSIQELRGRYDLMYYVDGHV, encoded by the coding sequence ATGGTTGAGACCAAAACCGCGCCGCATCACGCCTGGCGAAAAATCGCCAAATGGAAAGTGGGCTACACTAATGCCTGCATCGACTGCGGCTTATGCGTACTGGCTTGCCCTTACGATGTGCACCGGAGAAACCCGGCCACCCTGCGCATGGCCGCTCCGCAAAGCTCGGCCTGCATCGGTCCCAAATGCGAACAGATTCATCCGGTCAATTACTGCGTCAAGCAATGCCCTTATGACGCGATTCAAATTATGCCCAATGAAGAATTCGATCTCTTGGGTGATCAACGCTACCCGGCGGATTTACTGGCTTCCCTCTGGCATATGGCCGAGCATGCAAAAGCGCCTCCTGAACATCTTTACGAACGGCGCATCGGCAACTCAGGCGGCGGCTTCGACCGTTTACGCTTTCGTTTTCAAAAGCCCAAGTCAAGCAAACCAAGCTCAACTGATTTGGATGCCGTTTCCATCGGCCTTGATTTAAACAAACGAAATTTCGGACCCAAAATCCGCATTAATGTTCCCTGGTACGGCGGCGGCATGTCCTACGGTTCGGTGAGTCTAAACGTGATGATGGCGCGCGCCATGGCTGCTAAAGCATGGAACACGTTCACGTCAACCGGGGAAGGCGGCTACCCTAAAGAACTCACCCCTTGGAAAGACCATATCATCACTCAGGTCGCCACCGGCATGTTCGGCGTGCGCGAGGAAACCGTGGGTTGGGCGCGCTTGGTGGAAATCAAATACGCCCAGGGCGCCAAACCCGGTTTGGGCGGGCATCTGCTGTCGGATAAAAATACCCCGGATGTGGCCCGCATGCGCGAAGCCGTGCCTTATACCAGCTTGTTTTCCCCCTTTCCTTTTCACAGCGTGTATTCGGTCGAGGATCATAAAAAACACGTAGATTGGATGCGCGCCATGGGGGATTCCGTGCGCTCGCTTTCTCAAGAAATCAAAACCAAAGACGGAGCCGAAGAAATTCTGGTCTCGGCAAAGGTCTCCACTCCTGTGGACGTGGACATGGTGGCCGTGGGCTGCTATTACGGCGGGGTCAATATCGTGCATTTAGACGGCAGCTACGGCGGCACCGGCGCCGCTCCCGACATCGCCAAAAAAAACATCGCCATGCCCATTGAATACGCCGTCCCCAAGGTCCACCGCTTCCTTCAAGAAGAAGGCATCCGCGATGAAATCACCTTGATCGCCTCCGGCGGAGCGCGCACGGCTTGGGACATCGCCAAGGCCGTGGCCTTGGGCGCGGACGGCTGCGTCATCGGCACCACCGATATCGTGGCCGTCAATTGCACGCGCTGCGGCAATTGCGAAAAAGGCCGGGGCTGCCAGCACGGCATCGCCTCCACCGACCCGGAATTCACCCAGCAGATCAGCCCTGAATGGGGCGCGCAGCGCATCGTCAATTTGTACCAGGCCATGTCCCTTGAATTGAAAGAAATCCTTTGGCGCTTGGGCCTAAAAAGCATTCAGGAACTGCGCGGCCGCTACGACCTGATGTATTACGTGGACGGCCATGTTTGA
- a CDS encoding GNAT family N-acetyltransferase: protein MPKSSLALEFFPATPQRWEDIEQLFGPRGACAGCWCMWWKRPRSEWTKNKGAGNKKAFRKIVGDGRVPGILAYAEGQPVGWCAVEPREKYPGLERARTLKKIDDQPVWSVTCFFVAKEFRRKGVAVALLKEARSWARSKGARILEGYPVETKTDRAPDAFMWTGTAAAFRKAGFHEALRRSASRPIMRLSFTKRPEP from the coding sequence ATGCCCAAATCATCCTTGGCGCTTGAGTTTTTTCCGGCCACGCCCCAACGCTGGGAGGATATCGAACAATTGTTCGGGCCGCGCGGGGCGTGCGCAGGCTGCTGGTGCATGTGGTGGAAGAGGCCGCGTTCCGAATGGACAAAAAACAAGGGGGCGGGCAATAAAAAGGCTTTCCGAAAAATCGTCGGTGATGGCCGGGTTCCTGGGATTTTGGCCTATGCCGAGGGCCAACCCGTGGGCTGGTGTGCGGTGGAGCCCCGGGAAAAATACCCGGGCCTGGAGCGCGCGCGAACGCTTAAAAAAATCGACGATCAGCCGGTTTGGTCCGTGACCTGCTTTTTCGTGGCCAAAGAGTTTCGGCGCAAGGGCGTGGCCGTGGCGTTGTTGAAGGAAGCCCGCTCCTGGGCACGGTCCAAAGGCGCCCGTATTCTGGAGGGTTACCCGGTTGAAACTAAAACGGACCGGGCGCCCGACGCTTTTATGTGGACCGGCACGGCCGCGGCTTTCCGCAAGGCCGGTTTTCATGAAGCGCTGCGGCGATCAGCCTCCCGTCCGATCATGCGATTAAGCTTTACAAAGCGACCGGAGCCGTGA
- a CDS encoding DUF3943 domain-containing protein — MSQTILRVRLFALFVFVGLPVLVFADQEADVAEAQKLGRRFGEDSSPSCISTLSMRSPGHRCSPRSSAPLPFGLEERLDAILRRQQQAQSDNASEHFLEHPPSIRREDGVQARSRWQSLRESAAAEFSVSAGPRSMEGFLQLRVDLGHLREAAPDLWPHLNGDGSLLVDIVIAGAIEGGAIFAGYGLSELTGIERMGHVAKGFLEFTKDNGPVGIGPIAWKDPNYGDPWVNNLGHPAVFFSFATYFKKRGYGFWESLAGATAASLMWEYVWENQEIPKSAHDLFFMNFLGSLTGAHDDLGMAWGASPINFTDSRGHYTEFYWRPKHSDRRYFFRVEPKGAWFRWRDENNLPPEERPLFVNDYSLGLADEKRGITVFATAVMNDDPVHWSDIDSAGDAFEDMRAGVSLDVTRFIRNYRSKNKLHKKGKF, encoded by the coding sequence GTGAGTCAGACAATATTAAGAGTACGCCTTTTTGCGCTTTTCGTTTTTGTTGGCCTGCCTGTTTTGGTTTTCGCCGATCAAGAGGCCGACGTAGCCGAAGCTCAAAAGCTTGGCCGGCGTTTTGGTGAAGACTCCTCTCCCTCCTGCATCTCAACCTTGTCCATGCGTTCGCCTGGGCATCGATGTTCGCCAAGGTCCTCTGCGCCGCTCCCCTTTGGGCTTGAGGAAAGGCTGGATGCGATTCTTCGCAGGCAACAACAGGCTCAAAGCGACAATGCGTCCGAGCATTTTTTAGAACATCCCCCAAGCATAAGAAGAGAAGATGGCGTCCAAGCCCGCAGCCGTTGGCAATCATTAAGAGAATCGGCGGCGGCTGAATTTTCCGTTAGCGCGGGTCCAAGAAGCATGGAAGGATTTTTACAGCTGCGCGTTGATTTGGGACACCTGAGGGAAGCGGCTCCTGACTTATGGCCTCATTTAAACGGCGATGGCTCTCTTTTGGTCGATATTGTGATTGCAGGCGCCATAGAGGGCGGCGCTATTTTCGCCGGCTATGGTTTGTCCGAATTAACGGGTATTGAACGCATGGGGCATGTGGCAAAAGGGTTTTTGGAGTTCACCAAAGACAACGGACCAGTGGGGATCGGACCCATTGCCTGGAAAGATCCTAATTACGGCGATCCTTGGGTGAATAATCTGGGGCATCCCGCGGTTTTTTTCTCTTTCGCCACATATTTCAAGAAGAGAGGGTACGGTTTTTGGGAGTCCTTGGCCGGAGCCACGGCCGCCAGCCTGATGTGGGAGTATGTTTGGGAAAACCAGGAAATTCCTAAATCCGCGCACGATTTATTCTTTATGAATTTTTTGGGCTCGTTGACCGGGGCTCATGACGATTTAGGCATGGCCTGGGGCGCCAGCCCGATCAATTTCACCGATAGCCGGGGCCATTACACGGAGTTTTATTGGAGGCCGAAGCATTCAGACCGGCGTTATTTTTTCCGCGTGGAGCCCAAAGGCGCGTGGTTTCGCTGGAGGGATGAGAATAATTTGCCGCCCGAGGAGCGCCCTTTGTTTGTGAACGATTATTCCTTGGGTTTGGCCGATGAAAAAAGAGGGATTACAGTATTCGCCACAGCGGTGATGAACGATGATCCGGTTCATTGGTCCGACATCGATTCTGCCGGGGATGCGTTTGAGGATATGCGCGCGGGCGTTTCTTTGGACGTCACTCGATTCATCCGCAATTACAGGTCCAAAAATAAATTACATAAGAAGGGAAAATTTTAA
- a CDS encoding glutamate synthase produces the protein MFDPELLINSRTKLQSAPPPLRKAEDEGGCGVLGAIGAVPIAGRHILCSTEKMKNRGNAKGGGICAGWIAEPEKFGVDQATLENNYLLALAFLDPQAEAEVEQAFVTPNYEIHGRGRLKHAANFRDIAGLSVEPPEVNYYFIRVKKTVLDRFIEDNKLEALGREHAEDEFVYQTSYRLNKTYYHSLGDKKAFVLSHAKNLLVLKLVGYAEDCIRYYQLEDFRAHIWIGHQRYPTKGRVWHPGGAHPFIGMHEALVHNGDFANYIRVAKYLRQRKIYPLFLTDTEVSVLLFDLWRRVYRYPLEWTIEAMAPTTERDFIMLPQDKQKLYRELQLAHLKGSPDGPWFFIIARNDPHERAGELIGITDTSMLRPQVFALSLADDRPAIGAIASEKQAIDAFLSSMNQEDSRISRYADLYWNARGASYCDGGAFIYRLKKAGGRIELTCANKFGGAVEPPPLKDFPCVIANPSPVIASEAKQSHKSPLGERPEQMAANPDALPASIENLKNSPPERRDQAIETLTFLIDRRFDTQGLRRARILEMATGALESLLDRIPSKPNETPYCRVNAENWIALSAPALSSGILVLDASGFAMEGPRSTAGALVKAYGLGWKRFIVYRTLGHRFLGCGLGAGSQGVQMDIYGSPGDYLASGLDGARLIVHNNAQDQTAQIMNNGELIVHGDVGQTFMYGAKGGRIFILGNTAGRPLINAVGRPRVIINGTSLDYLAESFMAGDPHQDGGFAVVNGVRIDETGALQDLESPYPGGNLFSLAAGGAIFMRDPEKKLDDDQLNGGRFEKFDGKDWTLIKPMLEENERLFGIKIERLLSHNGESRTPDQMYRKIVPAKTRALALGYD, from the coding sequence ATGTTTGATCCCGAACTATTGATCAATTCGCGGACCAAGCTCCAATCCGCGCCGCCGCCGTTAAGAAAAGCGGAAGATGAGGGCGGCTGCGGGGTTTTAGGCGCGATCGGCGCCGTGCCCATCGCCGGACGCCATATCCTCTGCTCCACGGAAAAAATGAAAAACCGGGGCAATGCCAAAGGCGGCGGCATTTGCGCCGGATGGATCGCAGAGCCGGAAAAATTCGGCGTGGACCAGGCGACTCTTGAAAACAATTATCTGCTGGCTCTGGCGTTCCTCGATCCTCAAGCCGAGGCCGAGGTGGAGCAGGCGTTCGTTACCCCGAATTATGAAATCCACGGCCGTGGGCGCTTGAAACATGCGGCCAATTTCCGCGACATTGCCGGATTGTCCGTGGAGCCCCCTGAGGTCAATTATTATTTCATCCGGGTTAAAAAAACGGTCCTGGATCGCTTCATCGAAGACAATAAATTGGAGGCTTTGGGCCGCGAGCATGCGGAAGACGAATTCGTTTATCAAACCAGCTATCGCTTGAATAAAACCTATTACCACAGCTTGGGCGATAAAAAAGCCTTCGTGCTTTCCCATGCCAAAAATCTTCTCGTCTTAAAACTGGTCGGCTACGCGGAAGACTGCATCCGCTACTATCAACTGGAAGATTTCCGCGCGCATATTTGGATCGGCCATCAACGCTACCCGACCAAGGGCCGGGTCTGGCATCCGGGCGGAGCGCATCCGTTCATCGGCATGCATGAGGCTCTGGTGCATAACGGCGATTTCGCCAATTACATTCGAGTCGCCAAGTATTTAAGGCAGCGGAAAATTTACCCCCTCTTTCTCACGGACACCGAGGTGTCCGTGCTTCTCTTCGATCTGTGGCGCCGGGTCTACCGCTACCCACTGGAATGGACCATCGAAGCCATGGCCCCGACCACGGAGCGCGATTTCATCATGCTGCCTCAGGATAAGCAAAAGCTTTATCGTGAACTTCAACTCGCCCATTTAAAAGGCTCCCCGGACGGCCCCTGGTTTTTCATCATCGCCCGCAACGACCCACATGAGCGCGCCGGGGAATTAATCGGCATCACGGACACATCCATGCTTCGCCCGCAGGTATTCGCCCTGTCCTTGGCCGATGATCGTCCGGCCATCGGCGCGATTGCGAGTGAAAAACAAGCCATTGATGCTTTTTTATCCAGCATGAATCAAGAAGATTCCCGGATCAGCCGTTATGCGGATTTATACTGGAACGCGCGAGGCGCGAGCTATTGCGACGGCGGAGCGTTCATCTATCGCCTGAAAAAAGCCGGCGGCCGCATCGAACTAACCTGCGCCAATAAATTCGGCGGGGCGGTTGAACCGCCGCCGCTAAAAGACTTTCCCTGCGTCATTGCAAACCCTTCCCCCGTCATTGCGAGCGAAGCGAAGCAATCTCATAAAAGCCCGTTGGGCGAGCGCCCGGAACAGATGGCCGCGAACCCGGACGCCCTGCCCGCTTCCATCGAAAATCTCAAGAATTCGCCGCCTGAACGCCGGGATCAGGCCATTGAAACGCTCACGTTTTTGATCGACCGCCGCTTCGATACCCAGGGCTTGCGCCGCGCGCGCATCCTGGAAATGGCGACCGGCGCTTTGGAATCCTTGCTGGACCGGATTCCCTCCAAGCCCAATGAAACACCTTATTGTCGCGTTAATGCTGAAAATTGGATCGCGCTTTCCGCTCCCGCATTGTCATCGGGCATTCTTGTTCTCGACGCTTCCGGTTTTGCCATGGAAGGCCCGCGTTCAACGGCCGGCGCTCTGGTCAAAGCCTATGGCTTGGGCTGGAAACGATTCATTGTTTACCGGACGCTCGGCCATCGCTTCCTTGGCTGCGGCCTGGGCGCCGGTTCCCAGGGCGTGCAAATGGACATTTACGGCAGCCCGGGCGATTACCTGGCCTCGGGCTTGGACGGCGCGCGCCTGATCGTTCATAACAATGCCCAGGATCAAACGGCGCAAATCATGAACAACGGCGAATTGATCGTGCATGGAGACGTCGGCCAGACATTCATGTACGGAGCTAAAGGCGGGCGAATTTTCATCTTAGGCAACACGGCCGGGCGGCCGTTGATTAATGCGGTCGGGCGCCCGCGCGTCATCATCAACGGAACCAGCCTGGATTATTTGGCCGAATCCTTCATGGCGGGCGATCCGCATCAAGACGGCGGTTTTGCCGTGGTCAACGGCGTGCGGATTGATGAAACCGGAGCTTTACAAGACCTGGAGTCGCCTTATCCCGGCGGCAACCTGTTCTCCCTGGCCGCCGGCGGCGCCATCTTTATGCGTGATCCGGAAAAAAAGCTGGACGACGATCAACTAAACGGCGGCCGCTTTGAAAAATTCGATGGCAAGGACTGGACTCTGATCAAACCCATGCTCGAAGAAAACGAGCGGCTCTTCGGGATTAAAATCGAACGGCTTTTAAGCCATAATGGCGAAAGTCGGACTCCCGATCAAATGTACCGCAAAATCGTCCCCGCAAAAACACGCGCGCTGGCCTTAGGTTACGATTAA
- a CDS encoding tyrosine-type recombinase/integrase, whose product MGIYRKGNVYLIDYYYKGRRIRESAGPSRAFAKQALLKRQAEIAEGKFYPERLTQGITFGEFAQKFWDLYGRHKRSAKNYKQMLNWLVGYMGNKRLTDINSPCVLEMRATLKQKAATSTVNRYHALLRCLIYRAIEWGDYHGDNAAAKVRTEREAASRLRFLSHEEISRLLEVCDKRIYPVVACALLTGMRRGEMLGLRWENVDLNTGIIYILESKSGKSREIMISPKLAKIFEKIGPRPEGPVFTVTRMTLRRCWERALRDANIQNFVFHDLRHTFASNFIMKTSDLPALQKILGHSTPVMTQKYAHLSKGHMAVNMLTFDSGMDTYWTPRDFVNEKNSQKYLSIKEFGPVAQW is encoded by the coding sequence ATGGGTATTTATCGAAAGGGAAACGTCTACCTCATTGATTATTATTATAAAGGCCGGCGTATTCGGGAATCCGCTGGACCGTCAAGGGCGTTCGCCAAGCAGGCTCTTTTAAAGCGCCAGGCGGAAATTGCCGAGGGGAAATTTTATCCGGAGCGATTGACTCAAGGCATCACATTCGGAGAGTTTGCTCAAAAGTTTTGGGACCTTTACGGCAGACATAAGCGTTCAGCCAAGAATTACAAGCAAATGCTTAATTGGCTGGTTGGGTACATGGGCAATAAGCGTTTGACGGATATCAATTCGCCTTGTGTTCTTGAGATGCGGGCGACCTTAAAGCAAAAAGCCGCCACAAGCACGGTTAACCGCTATCACGCTTTGCTTCGTTGCCTGATTTATCGCGCCATTGAATGGGGAGATTATCATGGCGATAACGCTGCCGCCAAGGTTCGCACGGAAAGGGAAGCCGCGTCGCGTTTAAGATTTCTCTCTCACGAGGAAATTTCCCGGTTGCTTGAGGTCTGCGATAAAAGAATTTATCCGGTCGTTGCCTGCGCTTTACTAACCGGCATGAGAAGGGGTGAGATGCTCGGCCTCAGATGGGAAAATGTGGATTTAAATACAGGGATTATTTATATTCTCGAATCAAAGAGCGGAAAATCTCGCGAGATCATGATATCGCCAAAGCTGGCCAAGATATTTGAGAAGATCGGGCCCAGGCCGGAGGGCCCGGTATTCACGGTAACAAGAATGACGCTTAGGCGCTGCTGGGAGCGCGCTTTGCGGGACGCGAATATTCAAAATTTTGTGTTCCATGATTTACGGCACACATTTGCCAGCAATTTCATCATGAAGACCAGCGATTTGCCGGCCTTGCAGAAAATTCTAGGCCATAGCACGCCGGTCATGACTCAAAAATACGCGCACCTGTCCAAAGGACACATGGCCGTAAATATGCTAACTTTCGACTCTGGTATGGACACCTATTGGACACCTCGTGATTTCGTTAACGAAAAAAATAGTCAAAAGTACCTTAGTATCAAGGAGTTTGGGCCCGTAGCTCAGTGGTAG
- a CDS encoding MFS transporter has protein sequence MELSLRDKTLASAGVILGIFLAAIESTAVATAMPSATSALGGIGLIHYVFAAYSLATVTTIMIWGKLADIWGLKRSFMVGCSIFLFGSALCGISTHVYELITFRFIQGIGAGAIFPVAMTTLGAIHTEVKRAKMQIYLSMVWAIASVMGPPVGALVTHHLSWHWVFYLNLPAGLVALGLVSAGLRGYIDGDALEKRTFDTKGSMILSLAIFSLLAAIAVDRNGRLIMGWPGMLILAATAFGFLVLFGRHILTTRHPFVAEHILKNTIFIRAGASNFFMCMAMFGSFAYVPLFCQAGLGETVAGAGRTLTVSMFGWITSSAFATRAYLRYSLRTLSRMGIAVMTLAFAYLASHLNGISVTAFRVSMFAMGSGMGICFAPMLLGLQSALPRRDLGAGTASLQLLRNLGGLMGVAVMGTLLALYWDKSRFVAGAAPLLETQLMARQAMSKVFLVDTLIALAGLLSAWGLPSLVPKREAVTAPVAL, from the coding sequence ATGGAGTTAAGCCTGCGCGATAAAACCCTGGCCTCCGCCGGAGTCATCCTCGGCATTTTCCTGGCGGCCATCGAATCAACAGCGGTGGCGACCGCCATGCCGAGCGCGACCAGCGCTTTAGGCGGCATCGGATTGATTCACTACGTGTTCGCGGCTTATTCCTTGGCCACGGTCACCACCATCATGATTTGGGGTAAACTCGCCGACATCTGGGGCTTGAAACGAAGCTTCATGGTCGGCTGCTCCATTTTCCTCTTCGGCAGCGCCCTCTGCGGCATTTCAACGCACGTTTATGAATTGATTACATTTCGCTTCATTCAAGGCATCGGCGCCGGCGCCATTTTCCCGGTGGCCATGACCACCTTAGGCGCCATTCATACCGAAGTCAAACGCGCCAAAATGCAGATTTACCTTTCCATGGTCTGGGCCATCGCCTCGGTCATGGGTCCGCCCGTCGGCGCCCTGGTCACGCATCACCTGTCCTGGCATTGGGTGTTTTATCTCAATCTGCCGGCCGGGCTCGTTGCGCTCGGGTTGGTGTCCGCGGGTTTGAGAGGCTATATCGACGGCGACGCGCTGGAGAAAAGAACCTTCGACACCAAGGGTTCGATGATTCTATCGCTGGCCATTTTTTCGCTCTTGGCCGCCATCGCCGTGGACAGAAACGGGCGGCTCATCATGGGCTGGCCCGGCATGCTGATTCTTGCGGCGACGGCCTTCGGGTTTCTTGTTTTATTCGGCCGTCACATATTGACCACCCGGCATCCCTTCGTCGCCGAACATATCCTGAAAAACACGATTTTCATCCGGGCCGGCGCCAGCAATTTTTTCATGTGCATGGCCATGTTCGGCTCCTTCGCCTATGTGCCCTTGTTTTGCCAAGCGGGTTTGGGCGAAACCGTGGCCGGAGCCGGCCGCACGCTCACTGTTTCGATGTTCGGCTGGATCACGAGCTCCGCCTTCGCCACCCGCGCCTATCTGCGCTATTCCCTGCGCACGCTCAGCCGCATGGGCATCGCGGTCATGACGCTTGCCTTCGCCTACCTCGCCTCTCATCTCAACGGCATTTCAGTGACCGCGTTTCGAGTCAGCATGTTTGCCATGGGTTCGGGCATGGGCATTTGCTTTGCGCCCATGCTGCTGGGCCTTCAAAGCGCCTTGCCCAGGCGGGACTTGGGCGCAGGCACGGCCAGCCTTCAGCTGTTGAGAAATCTGGGCGGCTTAATGGGCGTGGCGGTGATGGGAACGCTATTGGCTCTTTATTGGGATAAAAGCAGATTTGTGGCCGGCGCAGCGCCTCTTTTAGAAACCCAGCTCATGGCCCGGCAAGCCATGTCCAAAGTTTTTCTGGTTGACACATTGATCGCCTTAGCCGGACTATTAAGCGCCTGGGGACTTCCCTCCTTAGTGCCCAAACGGGAAGCGGTCACGGCTCCGGTCGCTTTGTAA
- a CDS encoding 4Fe-4S dicluster domain-containing protein has translation MKYHRYHINTKNTPLEDLLIFKTVVNRSEICINCGICQTACPYDVHERNANFRAVGVHEQEAGIATKGWSWFDMPKMASPKNANCTTCFHCVNECPVGALSLSSNPDYKTHGDDYYTPGTIETVLFESKTGRVPVSGAGYRGPFAGEGFDGIWTDMSEIVRPTRDGIHGRESISTAVMIGRKPKKILPGSSQNAAAAVELGLPLVFNEPPAFAARDKNLSQSLLRAAEDIQTLALLDADDAQEKSSPHAVACFKNSSLSWKGPEAPKICQIDLSAQKMNDWPACWEKTKATWPQTMVMVKIALENAAIPQIVRLAEMGAEIFHLSASPRAKTTDGLHLTQALRTADEALIEAGLRDEVTLVASGGLTAAEHLAKSILCGADVIAIDVAYLIALGVTRFKTDGAGIEIEGPAIFPAPHIAVQRLKNLAGSWRDQLLEILGAMGMRDVQRMTGDTGRMMLNEELEKEFKALFKPMRKQDDPNYG, from the coding sequence ATGAAATACCACCGCTATCACATCAACACCAAAAACACCCCGCTCGAGGACCTCCTCATTTTTAAAACCGTGGTCAACCGTTCGGAAATCTGCATCAATTGCGGCATTTGCCAAACGGCCTGCCCTTATGATGTGCACGAACGCAACGCGAATTTCCGCGCCGTAGGCGTCCACGAGCAGGAAGCCGGTATCGCCACCAAGGGATGGAGCTGGTTCGACATGCCCAAAATGGCTTCTCCCAAAAACGCCAATTGCACCACCTGTTTTCATTGCGTCAACGAATGCCCGGTGGGCGCCTTGTCGCTGTCAAGCAATCCGGACTATAAAACCCACGGCGACGATTACTACACCCCGGGAACAATAGAAACCGTTCTTTTCGAATCGAAAACCGGGCGCGTCCCGGTTTCCGGAGCCGGTTATCGCGGGCCCTTCGCGGGCGAGGGCTTCGACGGGATTTGGACCGATATGTCGGAAATCGTGCGGCCGACCAGAGACGGCATCCACGGCCGGGAATCCATCTCAACCGCTGTTATGATCGGCCGCAAACCGAAAAAAATTCTTCCTGGAAGTTCTCAAAACGCCGCGGCCGCCGTTGAATTAGGGTTGCCGCTGGTTTTCAATGAGCCGCCGGCGTTCGCGGCCCGCGATAAAAATCTTTCCCAAAGCCTGCTGCGCGCGGCTGAGGATATCCAAACGCTGGCTCTTCTCGACGCAGATGATGCCCAGGAGAAATCGAGCCCGCATGCCGTCGCCTGCTTCAAGAATTCCTCGCTCTCCTGGAAAGGCCCCGAGGCTCCCAAAATTTGCCAAATCGATCTGAGCGCGCAAAAAATGAATGATTGGCCGGCTTGTTGGGAAAAAACGAAAGCAACTTGGCCCCAAACCATGGTGATGGTTAAAATCGCTCTTGAAAACGCAGCCATCCCCCAAATCGTGCGATTGGCGGAAATGGGCGCTGAAATCTTTCATTTATCCGCATCTCCCAGAGCCAAAACCACGGACGGCCTGCACCTCACTCAAGCCTTGCGCACCGCAGACGAGGCCCTAATCGAGGCCGGACTGCGCGACGAAGTCACGCTGGTCGCTTCAGGCGGCTTGACGGCCGCGGAACATCTTGCGAAAAGCATTCTCTGCGGCGCGGATGTCATCGCCATCGACGTCGCTTATTTAATCGCTTTGGGCGTCACTCGCTTTAAAACCGACGGCGCTGGTATTGAGATCGAAGGACCGGCGATTTTCCCGGCCCCGCATATCGCCGTTCAACGCCTCAAAAATCTGGCCGGTTCCTGGAGGGACCAGCTATTGGAAATTTTGGGCGCCATGGGCATGAGGGACGTCCAACGCATGACCGGAGACACCGGGCGCATGATGCTCAACGAAGAGCTTGAGAAGGAATTCAAGGCGCTGTTTAAGCCCATGCGCAAGCAGGATGATCCGAACTATGGTTGA